One window of Microtus pennsylvanicus isolate mMicPen1 chromosome X, mMicPen1.hap1, whole genome shotgun sequence genomic DNA carries:
- the LOC142840257 gene encoding X-linked lymphocyte-regulated protein 3C-like has product MSSGEKKARESAGAHPRLDPNPTWDDTKNPAGREVIDVSGEDGTSSGTEGQEARKKIQNLFEEFEEPNKNFLQGNSERFTAIITESFETLELKFGDVLKIQGQQRQKLYQEYSLQMKVLKRKLSEDAAEVKKHAKKLANIFKEQQKFIHQSLGIQKKRMEEFKDLCEQYLEKLVILRDSREDSLIEELRRLIATLEIKLLMLNRQQENAAGQLSLMDLLFS; this is encoded by the exons ATGTCAAGTGGGGAGAAGAAAGCCCGTGAGAGTGCTGGTGCACATCCGAGGCTGGATCCGAATCCCACGTGGGATGACACCAAGAACCCAG CAGGAAGAGAAGTCATTGATGTCAGTGGTGAGGATGGTACTTCCTCTGGAACAGAAGGGCAAGAGGCCAG gaagaaaatacagaatttattTGAAGAATTTGA AGAGCCCAATAAGAACTTTCTTCAGGGCAACAGCGAAAGATTCACAGCGATCATCACGGAGTCTTTCGAAACCTTGGAGCTGAAATTTGGGGATGTTCTAAAAATCCAGGGCCAGCAAAG GCAGAAACTGTATCAAGAATATTCTCTTCAGATGAAGGTTTTGAAAAGAAAGTTATCCGAGGATGCAGCTGAAGTCAAGAAACATGCAAAAAAACTCGCT aatATCTTCAAGGAGCAGCAAAAATTTATTCATCAGTCTCTGGGTATTCAgaagaagagaatggaagaaTTTAAAGATCTGTGTGAACAGTACTTGGAG AAACTTGTAATACTGAGGGATTCTCGGGAAGATTCCCTCATTGAAGAGCTGAGACGTCTAATAGCCACCTTGGAAATAAAACTTCTGATGCTGAAT CGCCAGCAAGAGAATGCTGCTGGTCAACTGTCTCTCATGGATCTGTTATTCTCATAA